In the genome of Ignavibacteriales bacterium, one region contains:
- a CDS encoding tetratricopeptide repeat protein yields MKNYIRLAAIFIFVGIFIAHLYPQDISTGIRMIKNERYEEAKILLSSLKNDRQSTESFFYLGQIYFVQNNIDSALICFNKGVEANKDFPLNYAGRYKVNVVKNNLSETVSDFEKAIDSEGKLKSTVFVTLAEAYSGKSNSYNFEKAKEYLDQAIKADVKNIDALIALGKLYFAANNGTEAIKKYENALDVDRNNSEVLTLKAQVYILIKNFEEAILLLNQAIQNDSTYAVEYRVLAELYAELKFYSKAAEYYLKYLEVSTWTPEKIKRYAALLYLNKDYTRTVELLKPLEFEGSELTSTTRILAYSYFKMDDLQSSKIYFEKLFDADSVEYLTSDYENYSELLSKAGNDSLAIEYLYKIIKTDSSRNDVYGKISVLQFKNKNWEGVTLALKNKKNLTAQEYFDLGKAYYFVSENLLAGLVQKISERIPLTPELKASLRSSIIKYQQSPGDDASTNEFIKSIQGSFSQQQKNNFNSIKDEWLQEAKSAPVYSNYISSENALSNLNEKAPELAIGFFWKARVKTNLDPETTNGLAKPDYEKFISMAEPDSIKFKKELSEAYSYMGYFYYLQNDNGLSKQYWEKVLSVEPENKQAADVLKHLK; encoded by the coding sequence ATGAAAAATTATATTAGACTTGCCGCAATTTTTATCTTCGTTGGAATATTCATTGCTCATCTTTATCCGCAGGATATATCTACGGGTATCAGGATGATTAAAAATGAACGATATGAAGAAGCTAAAATTCTATTGTCATCGTTAAAAAATGATAGACAGTCAACTGAATCATTTTTTTATTTAGGGCAGATTTATTTTGTTCAAAATAATATCGATTCTGCTCTTATCTGTTTCAATAAAGGAGTAGAAGCGAATAAAGACTTTCCCTTGAACTATGCAGGCAGGTATAAAGTTAATGTTGTAAAAAATAATTTATCGGAAACTGTTTCAGACTTTGAAAAAGCCATTGATTCAGAAGGCAAATTAAAGTCAACAGTTTTTGTAACGCTTGCTGAAGCGTATTCGGGCAAAAGTAACAGCTACAATTTTGAAAAAGCCAAAGAATATCTGGACCAGGCAATAAAAGCCGATGTTAAAAACATCGATGCACTTATTGCATTGGGTAAATTGTATTTCGCGGCAAACAACGGTACTGAAGCAATAAAAAAATATGAGAATGCTTTAGATGTTGACCGGAATAATTCCGAAGTATTGACACTAAAAGCTCAGGTTTATATTCTGATAAAAAATTTTGAAGAAGCCATATTACTTTTGAATCAGGCTATTCAAAATGACAGTACATATGCCGTAGAATATCGTGTGCTTGCTGAGCTTTATGCAGAATTAAAATTTTACTCTAAGGCTGCCGAATATTATCTAAAGTATCTTGAAGTCTCCACCTGGACACCTGAAAAGATTAAAAGATATGCTGCTCTGTTGTACCTGAATAAAGACTACACAAGAACAGTAGAATTATTGAAGCCATTAGAATTTGAAGGCAGCGAATTAACATCAACGACAAGAATACTCGCCTATTCATATTTTAAAATGGATGATTTACAATCAAGTAAAATCTACTTTGAAAAATTATTCGATGCAGATTCGGTAGAATACCTTACATCTGATTATGAAAATTATTCAGAGTTACTTTCAAAAGCCGGTAATGATTCCCTCGCAATTGAATATTTATATAAGATCATAAAAACTGACTCTTCAAGAAATGATGTTTATGGAAAAATTTCTGTGCTTCAGTTTAAGAATAAAAATTGGGAAGGAGTTACATTAGCATTAAAAAACAAAAAGAACCTTACGGCGCAGGAATATTTTGATCTGGGTAAAGCATATTACTTTGTTTCTGAAAACCTCCTCGCAGGGTTAGTTCAAAAAATCTCAGAAAGAATTCCGTTAACACCGGAATTAAAAGCTTCACTCAGATCATCCATAATAAAATACCAGCAATCACCTGGTGATGATGCTTCGACAAACGAATTTATAAAAAGTATCCAAGGCTCATTCAGCCAGCAACAAAAAAATAATTTCAATTCAATTAAAGATGAATGGCTGCAAGAGGCGAAAAGCGCACCTGTTTATAGTAATTATATCTCATCTGAAAACGCTTTAAGCAATCTTAATGAGAAAGCACCTGAACTGGCGATAGGATTTTTCTGGAAAGCCAGGGTAAAAACAAATCTTGATCCTGAAACAACAAATGGTTTGGCAAAACCGGACTATGAAAAGTTTATTTCTATGGCAGAACCTGATTCAATAAAATTTAAGAAAGAACTCTCTGAAGCATATTCCTATATGGGTTACTTCTACTATCTTCAAAACGATAATGGTCTTTCAAAACAATATTGGGAAAAAGTTCTAAGTGTTGAACCTGAAAATAAACAGGCAGCAGACGTATTAAAACATCTCAAATAA
- a CDS encoding substrate-binding domain-containing protein, translating into MMKIRNSSFLLFLSILMNVAGCNNSDSPSDTPTTGELTIVSDEAFHPLLDTQVATFNSIYTYAKVKVIYDTEAGAFNELMNDSVRLIVTSRSFSNEELEEFRKWEIVPKITKIAYDAVAVISNKNQNDSTISLIQLKSLLTGQQADGFENFRVVFDNNGSGIISYLNNKLGIHNLSKNCFALNSNSSVINYVANNKNCIGLIGVNWISDKDDSSHLNFLKEIKVVEVSETDSSETFKPYQAYIAQKIYPLIREVYLLSREAYTGLATGFTAFVASERGQRIILKQGLVPATMPVRLVELVEDEEL; encoded by the coding sequence ATGATGAAGATCAGGAATAGTTCCTTTCTTTTGTTTTTATCAATACTTATGAATGTTGCCGGATGTAACAACTCTGATTCTCCGTCAGATACACCTACAACCGGCGAACTTACTATTGTTTCCGATGAAGCATTCCATCCCCTGCTTGATACACAGGTTGCAACTTTTAACAGCATTTATACATACGCGAAAGTAAAAGTGATCTATGATACTGAAGCCGGAGCTTTTAATGAACTTATGAATGATAGTGTAAGGCTAATCGTAACATCGCGTTCATTTAGTAACGAAGAACTTGAAGAATTCAGGAAATGGGAAATTGTACCAAAGATTACTAAAATAGCATACGATGCTGTGGCAGTTATTTCTAACAAAAATCAAAATGATAGTACGATCTCTCTAATCCAACTAAAAAGTTTGTTGACCGGGCAACAAGCTGATGGATTTGAAAACTTCAGAGTTGTTTTTGATAATAACGGTTCTGGAATAATATCCTACCTCAATAATAAACTCGGGATTCATAATTTATCAAAAAACTGTTTTGCACTTAATTCAAATTCTTCGGTTATAAACTATGTCGCTAATAACAAGAATTGTATCGGATTAATTGGTGTAAACTGGATTAGTGATAAAGACGATTCTTCACACTTGAATTTTCTAAAGGAGATAAAAGTGGTTGAAGTATCGGAAACTGATTCATCTGAAACATTTAAGCCGTACCAGGCATACATAGCTCAAAAAATATATCCGCTTATAAGGGAAGTTTATCTGCTTAGCCGTGAAGCATATACAGGACTCGCTACCGGGTTTACCGCATTTGTAGCAAGTGAACGCGGTCAAAGGATTATACTTAAACAAGGACTTGTTCCCGCTACAATGCCCGTGCGTTTAGTTGAATTAGTTGAAGATGAAGAACTATAG
- a CDS encoding C4-dicarboxylate ABC transporter: protein MGNAQMSYYSGMPGFAMALVYICIGTVLILNTNISFLAGYQKYGLAALLFLYGVFRLYRFFIKRKEESNDEDQE, encoded by the coding sequence ATGGGAAATGCACAAATGAGTTATTATTCAGGTATGCCCGGTTTTGCGATGGCTCTTGTTTATATCTGTATCGGAACTGTGCTTATTCTAAATACTAATATCAGTTTCTTAGCCGGATATCAAAAATATGGGCTCGCTGCATTACTATTTCTTTATGGTGTTTTCAGATTGTACAGGTTCTTTATTAAAAGAAAAGAGGAAAGTAATGATGAAGATCAGGAATAG
- a CDS encoding biopolymer transporter ExbD produces the protein MAELEQKQSGKKGKKKGRKKMSTRIDLTPMVDLGFLLVTFFMLTTTFSKPQTMEINLPVKPKEQVAEEDENSLKASKAVNILIGAENKVYWYRGLPNEPLDPITETDFSADGIRKVLLQENSLIKDMVVLIKPTDDANYKNVVDILDEMNISDIKRYALVDITPEDLELIKNYK, from the coding sequence ATGGCTGAATTAGAACAAAAACAAAGCGGTAAAAAAGGAAAGAAAAAGGGAAGGAAAAAAATGTCCACAAGGATTGACCTTACTCCTATGGTTGATCTTGGTTTTTTACTTGTGACATTTTTCATGCTTACAACAACTTTCAGCAAGCCGCAAACAATGGAGATTAATCTTCCTGTAAAACCCAAAGAACAAGTAGCTGAGGAAGATGAAAATTCATTAAAGGCTTCCAAAGCCGTGAATATTCTGATTGGTGCAGAAAATAAAGTTTACTGGTATCGTGGTTTGCCAAACGAACCACTTGATCCAATAACTGAAACGGATTTCTCGGCAGACGGAATACGAAAAGTTTTACTGCAGGAAAATTCTTTGATAAAAGATATGGTAGTTCTTATTAAACCAACAGATGACGCTAATTATAAGAATGTCGTCGATATTCTGGATGAGATGAATATAAGTGATATAAAAAGATATGCGCTTGTCGACATTACCCCGGAAGATCTTGAACTGATTAAAAATTACAAGTGA
- a CDS encoding biopolymer transporter ExbD: MPKVKIPRKSTLIDMTAMCDVAFLLLTFFMLTTQFKSDESVIVDTPSSISEIKLPDTDILNVTVTKDGKVFFNIDNKNFARERLLAKISDRYPELQFTEEEAKAFVLTGSIGVPLSQLKSYLALEEVERKAYSQPGIPIDSSNNELGTWVMQGRLSNPNVRITIKGDQDAPWLVVKKVMNTLQDKNVNKFNLITDLEADPNKLKGI; this comes from the coding sequence ATGCCTAAAGTAAAAATACCAAGGAAAAGCACGCTCATTGACATGACGGCAATGTGCGATGTTGCTTTCCTGTTGTTAACATTTTTTATGCTTACAACACAGTTTAAATCTGATGAATCTGTCATTGTTGATACACCGTCATCAATATCTGAGATTAAACTCCCTGATACAGACATTCTTAATGTGACAGTTACTAAGGATGGAAAAGTGTTCTTTAATATTGATAACAAGAATTTTGCGCGTGAAAGATTGCTGGCTAAGATAAGTGACCGGTACCCCGAACTTCAATTTACTGAAGAAGAAGCAAAAGCATTTGTCCTTACGGGTAGTATTGGTGTTCCGCTATCGCAATTAAAAAGTTATCTGGCACTCGAAGAAGTTGAACGAAAAGCATATTCCCAGCCCGGAATACCAATCGATTCTTCTAATAATGAATTAGGTACATGGGTAATGCAGGGAAGATTATCAAACCCGAATGTGAGGATAACAATCAAGGGAGATCAAGACGCACCATGGCTCGTTGTTAAAAAGGTTATGAATACTCTTCAGGACAAAAATGTAAACAAGTTTAATCTTATAACCGACCTGGAAGCAGATCCAAATAAATTGAAAGGGATTTGA
- a CDS encoding MotA/TolQ/ExbB proton channel family protein — translation MKMKTKEFKDVFAGFAGIVIPVLIAVAFVLYFFVMGNPENFQGNNINNLPKPGNYLGIIYKGGIIVPVLMSILMMVITFSIERWITIGRAKGKGTISSFIIRVYQKLGSGDLNSAIDECDKQKGSVANVIKTGLLKYQSVSGDSSTNKDQKIVAIKQEIEEATSLELPILEQNLVILATIAPLATLMGLLGTVLGMIRAFAALATAGAPDAVALATGISEALINTAFGIGSSALAIIFYNYFTTKIDKMTYSIDEAGVAIVQNFTSKHK, via the coding sequence ATGAAAATGAAAACTAAAGAATTCAAAGATGTATTTGCCGGTTTTGCCGGTATTGTAATTCCCGTGCTTATCGCTGTTGCTTTTGTGCTGTACTTTTTTGTAATGGGTAACCCTGAAAATTTTCAGGGCAATAACATCAACAATCTTCCAAAGCCTGGTAACTATCTCGGTATAATTTATAAAGGCGGTATTATTGTACCTGTGTTGATGTCAATCCTGATGATGGTTATTACTTTTTCTATAGAAAGATGGATAACTATAGGCAGAGCAAAAGGTAAGGGAACAATATCATCATTTATAATCCGTGTGTATCAAAAACTTGGGTCAGGAGATCTTAATTCAGCAATCGATGAATGTGATAAACAAAAAGGCTCTGTTGCAAATGTGATTAAAACAGGATTGCTAAAATATCAATCCGTCAGTGGCGACTCATCCACTAATAAAGATCAAAAGATAGTTGCAATTAAGCAGGAGATTGAAGAAGCAACTTCACTTGAGCTTCCTATACTCGAACAGAACCTGGTTATACTTGCTACTATTGCACCATTAGCAACACTCATGGGATTATTAGGGACGGTGCTCGGTATGATCCGTGCATTTGCAGCCCTTGCAACAGCAGGCGCACCGGATGCCGTTGCACTTGCTACAGGAATTTCCGAAGCACTAATAAATACAGCATTTGGAATTGGTTCATCAGCACTCGCAATCATCTTTTATAATTACTTTACAACCAAAATAGACAAGATGACTTATAGTATCGACGAAGCAGGAGTTGCCATTGTTCAGAACTTTACATCGAAGCATAAATAA
- a CDS encoding Eco57I restriction-modification methylase domain-containing protein has translation MIELNLIQLKKSINKSYLKIKPVRDDFNKFKNELQKLLSLINDRESEEHNKNFVRDFLLNTFYARKYVNTKGRTDLTIHIDKTGSSFAGVLIEVKSPVNKTDMISESNLNCKAMHEVILYYLRERIEHKNDEIKSVIITNVNKWFIFKADQFEKYFYKSSLKDEYLKWRDDKKVTKLNDHFYNEIVSDYLVKTDVQIECVYFDLRNYKSRLIKAGKENEKELIPLFKKFSPQEILKESFANDSNTLNKQFYIELLHIIGLEEFKEGSKKKIGRKKEKERDNGSLIENTIRMLESKNIDDLSLYGDSKEIQLFNIALELNIIWINRILFLKLLEAQLVNYHNGNTAYKFLDPKIINQYDDLYELFHEVLAIKPGDRNKDLIPAFNNLPYLNSSLFDQGDLEKKTIDISNLKDRYKLRYHPNTVFNKEVIAGGELHTLQYLLRFLDAYDFASEGGEEIREERKTIINASVLGLIFEKINGYKEGSFYTPGFITMYMARETLRRAVTQKFNETKNTAYKDYDELKRNMDVSFEGRKEANKIINSIKICDPAVGSGHFLVSCLNEIIAIKADLKILSYIDGRQVQNYNIEIENDELIITNEETDELFDYHLNPSGKEITSLQDLQETLFHEKETIIENCLFGVDINPNSVNICRLRLWIELLKNSYYKNDNSSSTLNGKGKRLSLITLPNIDINIKQGNSLISRFKIDEDIFTPADKSVLEVYKLSVALYKNTQDKSERRELKDTIEKTKERFRGIAVDPLIKEREQMDKLTAQLHKLNVDNPLFKHEDSKEKEVELEKKKNNLNEKITRLSKEIETKAEEFRKIYSDAFEWRFEFPEVLDGEGNYKGFDVVIGNPPYIFGGNEGISTTEKKYFKEIYYSGQGKVNLFTLFVERSASILFTKGKVCLIIPNTFLRVTSYHHTRKFLLDNYKFQQVTDFGVNVFDDAITTAIVILFSNEKPEGNERTEIRFEMIKTNDISQDEFISRNYVIALSMDDKNEEIFKKLSIHSIQLGSIAKELIFGVVITKNQREIVSDKKIKGWKPFLEGRDIGSYYIKPINKYLNYNQELLHRARTKEIFEASEKLLIQRITGGHKPLKAAYDSKKTYNKESINNLILKQDCEYNIKYILALLNSKLINWFYVNRFTNESKLTVNLSKEYLSQIPIKEASKKLQGVFVELVDTILTAKTKNYTSDTTALEKEIDEMVYQLYGITEEEIRIIEGTFNH, from the coding sequence ATGATAGAACTGAATCTTATCCAGCTTAAAAAGTCAATCAACAAATCTTATCTTAAGATAAAACCTGTAAGAGATGACTTTAACAAATTTAAAAATGAACTTCAAAAACTACTTTCACTTATAAACGACAGAGAATCGGAAGAGCACAACAAAAACTTTGTCCGTGATTTTCTTCTAAATACGTTTTATGCCCGGAAGTATGTAAACACAAAAGGCAGAACAGACCTTACAATACACATCGATAAAACAGGTTCAAGTTTTGCCGGTGTTTTAATCGAAGTGAAAAGCCCTGTTAATAAAACGGATATGATTTCCGAAAGTAACCTTAATTGCAAAGCTATGCACGAGGTAATTCTTTATTACCTTAGAGAACGAATTGAACACAAGAACGATGAAATAAAATCTGTCATAATCACAAACGTTAATAAGTGGTTTATATTCAAAGCAGACCAGTTTGAAAAATATTTTTACAAGAGCAGTCTTAAAGATGAATATCTGAAATGGCGTGACGATAAAAAAGTAACAAAGCTCAATGACCATTTTTACAATGAAATTGTGAGTGACTATTTAGTAAAAACCGATGTGCAAATAGAATGTGTGTATTTCGATCTAAGAAATTATAAATCACGTCTTATAAAAGCAGGCAAAGAGAATGAAAAAGAACTTATCCCGCTTTTCAAAAAATTCTCTCCGCAGGAAATTCTAAAAGAATCATTTGCCAATGACAGCAATACTTTAAACAAACAATTCTACATTGAGTTACTTCACATAATCGGGCTTGAAGAATTTAAAGAGGGAAGCAAAAAGAAAATAGGCAGGAAGAAAGAAAAAGAAAGAGACAACGGCTCCTTAATTGAAAATACAATAAGGATGCTTGAGTCAAAAAATATTGATGATCTTAGTTTATACGGTGATTCAAAAGAAATACAGCTTTTTAATATCGCGCTCGAATTAAATATCATCTGGATAAACCGCATATTGTTCTTAAAGCTGCTTGAAGCTCAGCTTGTAAACTACCACAACGGCAATACAGCGTACAAATTTTTAGACCCGAAAATTATCAATCAGTATGATGACCTGTATGAACTTTTTCACGAAGTTCTTGCCATAAAACCCGGCGACAGGAATAAAGATTTAATCCCTGCTTTCAACAACCTGCCATACTTAAACAGTTCTTTGTTTGATCAGGGTGATCTTGAAAAGAAAACAATTGACATATCTAATCTTAAAGACAGGTATAAACTTCGTTATCATCCAAATACAGTGTTTAATAAAGAAGTAATTGCAGGCGGAGAACTTCACACACTTCAATACCTGCTTCGTTTCCTTGATGCTTATGATTTTGCTTCAGAAGGCGGTGAGGAAATCCGCGAGGAACGAAAGACGATTATAAACGCTTCGGTACTCGGACTGATTTTTGAAAAGATAAATGGTTATAAAGAAGGTTCATTCTATACACCCGGTTTTATAACAATGTATATGGCTCGCGAAACTTTAAGGCGTGCTGTTACTCAAAAGTTTAACGAGACAAAAAACACTGCCTATAAAGATTATGATGAACTGAAAAGAAATATGGATGTTTCCTTTGAAGGAAGGAAAGAAGCAAACAAAATTATAAACAGCATAAAAATTTGTGATCCCGCAGTTGGTTCAGGACATTTTCTTGTTTCCTGTTTAAATGAAATTATTGCAATTAAAGCCGATCTTAAAATCCTGAGTTACATTGACGGCAGGCAGGTGCAGAATTATAACATCGAAATTGAAAACGATGAGTTGATAATCACCAATGAAGAAACCGATGAACTTTTTGATTATCACTTGAACCCTTCAGGTAAGGAAATAACATCATTGCAGGACTTACAGGAAACTCTTTTTCACGAAAAAGAAACTATTATTGAAAACTGCCTGTTTGGTGTTGATATAAATCCCAACTCGGTGAATATATGCAGACTACGCTTGTGGATTGAACTGCTTAAAAACTCGTATTACAAAAATGACAATAGTTCATCAACATTAAATGGAAAAGGAAAGAGGTTAAGTTTAATTACTCTACCTAACATTGATATAAACATAAAACAAGGTAACTCGCTTATAAGCAGGTTTAAGATTGATGAGGATATATTCACTCCCGCTGATAAAAGCGTACTTGAAGTTTACAAACTTAGCGTAGCGTTATACAAAAACACGCAGGATAAGAGCGAAAGACGCGAACTTAAGGACACAATTGAAAAGACAAAAGAAAGATTCAGAGGAATTGCTGTTGACCCATTAATTAAAGAACGCGAACAAATGGACAAACTTACTGCCCAATTGCATAAGCTGAATGTTGATAACCCGCTTTTCAAACACGAAGATTCAAAAGAAAAAGAAGTTGAGCTTGAAAAGAAAAAAAATAATTTGAACGAAAAAATAACAAGACTCTCAAAAGAAATAGAAACAAAAGCAGAAGAATTCAGGAAAATATATTCTGATGCGTTTGAATGGAGATTTGAATTTCCCGAAGTGCTTGACGGTGAGGGGAATTATAAAGGGTTTGATGTTGTGATTGGAAACCCGCCGTATATTTTTGGTGGTAATGAGGGAATATCTACTACTGAGAAAAAATATTTTAAGGAAATTTATTATAGTGGTCAGGGAAAAGTAAATTTATTTACCTTATTTGTTGAAAGATCGGCAAGCATTCTTTTCACAAAAGGTAAGGTATGTCTAATAATTCCAAACACATTTTTAAGAGTGACATCATACCATCATACCCGAAAGTTTTTGTTGGATAACTATAAGTTTCAACAAGTAACTGACTTTGGGGTTAATGTTTTTGATGATGCAATCACTACTGCAATAGTAATATTGTTTAGTAATGAAAAACCAGAAGGAAATGAAAGAACAGAAATACGATTTGAGATGATTAAGACGAATGATATCAGTCAAGATGAATTTATTAGTAGGAATTATGTAATTGCTTTAAGTATGGATGATAAGAATGAGGAGATTTTTAAGAAATTAAGTATTCATTCTATACAACTTGGGAGCATTGCTAAAGAATTAATCTTTGGCGTGGTTATAACAAAAAATCAAAGAGAAATAGTGAGTGACAAGAAAATAAAAGGTTGGAAACCATTTCTTGAAGGGCGTGACATCGGCAGCTATTATATAAAACCTATAAATAAATATTTGAACTATAATCAGGAACTATTACACAGAGCCAGAACAAAGGAAATATTTGAAGCATCAGAGAAGTTATTGATTCAACGAATTACAGGTGGGCACAAACCGTTGAAAGCAGCATACGATAGTAAAAAAACTTATAACAAAGAATCAATTAATAATTTAATATTAAAACAGGATTGCGAGTATAATATTAAATACATATTAGCTTTACTTAATTCAAAACTGATAAACTGGTTTTATGTAAATAGGTTTACTAACGAATCAAAGTTGACAGTTAATCTATCCAAAGAATATCTCTCTCAAATTCCAATTAAAGAAGCAAGCAAAAAGTTACAGGGAGTATTCGTTGAACTTGTTGACACTATCCTAACTGCTAAGACCAAAAATTATACTTCAGACACCACTGCATTAGAAAAAGAAATAGATGAAATGGTTTACCAGCTATACGGCATAACAGAAGAAGAAATAAGGATAATAGAGGGTACATTTAATCACTAA